In one window of Gossypium hirsutum isolate 1008001.06 chromosome A01, Gossypium_hirsutum_v2.1, whole genome shotgun sequence DNA:
- the LOC121232320 gene encoding protein RALF-like 33, translated as MRSSRFSMFLAICAILAVHVAFTTSSPTFDFSGNHFLPIKSECSGSIAECLMQGGDDSSDFDAEFAMGSETGRRILAARRYISYGALRRNTVPCSRRGASYYNCRPGAQANPYSRGCSRITRCRR; from the coding sequence ATGCGAAGCTCTAGATTCTCAATGTTCCTCGCGATTTGCGCAATCCTGGCCGTCCACGTGGCTTTTACAACTTCGTCTCCGACGTTCGATTTCTCCGGCAACCATTTCCTCCCGATCAAATCGGAATGCAGCGGATCCATCGCTGAGTGCCTGATGCAAGGCGGGGACGACTCGTCGGACTTCGATGCCGAGTTCGCCATGGGATCCGAGACCGGCAGGCGCATTTTAGCGGCGAGACGGTACATCAGCTACGGTGCACTGAGGAGAAACACTGTGCCGTGCTCGCGACGCGGCGCATCTTATTATAACTGCCGACCTGGAGCTCAGGCGAATCCCTACTCACGCGGATGCAGTAGAATTACACGCTGTCGGCGGTAG
- the LOC121232311 gene encoding ubiquitin-like-specific protease ESD4 — protein MVFFKWVLSFQGALAGNRKRSGSERCNPHFNHKNKTPHSNPLVFQRSKKLRFSSMDQSPEKASSSFSRLSRYPDSRLHVPKEVQAPVKHLKFGLSIPNPNHDFLSKKLSDAKKKAFGSFKYINKDKEVVTVEKDDEDSGSWLMADAFDKLSLNHSDNDSKAYNKLLKSAERRTNKLKDSGPQVKVNEKLKKPEVVTHELFVPLTKDELAEVSYAFSAENKKKILVSHENSSIDIRGEVLQCLKPGSWLSDEVINLYLELLKERENREPKKFLKCHFFNTFFYKKLVSSEGGCNYKAVKRWTSQRKLGYCLFDCDKIFVPIHKDIHWCLAVINKKDRKFQYLDSLRGRDGKVLNALANYFVEEVRDKSGQDIDISSWEQEHVEDLPAQKNGFDCGMFMLKYIDFYSRGLSLSFGQEHMRYFRSRTAKEILRLRAD, from the exons ATGGTTTTCTTCAAATGGGTGTTAAGTTTTCAAGGTGCTTTAGCCGGTAATCGTAAACGCAGTGGTAGTGAACGTTGCAATCCCCATTTTAATCACAAAAACAAAACCCCACATTCAAATCCCCTAGTTTTTCAACGTTCTAAAAAACTCAGATTTTCTTCAATGGATCAAAGCCCAGAGAAAGCTAGTTCATCATTTTCGAGACTCTCTCGTTACCCGGATTCCAGGCTTCATGTTCCTAAAGAAGTTCAAGCCCCTGTTAAACACCTTAAATTTGGGTTATCAATTCCAAATCCAAATCATgattttttgagtaaaaaattAAGTGATGCAAAAAAGAAAGCTTTTGGTTCTTTTAAGTATATTAATAAGGATAAAGAAGTGGTTACCGTGGAGAAAGATGATGAAGATAGTGGGAGCTGGTTAATGGCGGATGCGTTCGACAAGTTGTCATTGAACCATTCTGATAACGATTCGAAGGCTTATAATAAGTTGCTAAAGAGTGCTGAAAGGAGAACTAACAAGCTGAAAGATTCGGGTCCTCAAGTTAAGGTGAATGAGAAGCTTAAAAAACCAGAG GTGGTAACTCATGAACTGTTTGTCCCTCTTACAAAGGACGAATTAGCAGAGGTTTCCTATGCTTTTTCTGCTGAAAACAA GAAGAAGATACTGGTCTCTCATGAGAATTCGAGTATAGATATTCGAGGCGAAGTTTTGCAATGCTTGAAACCAGGTTCATGGTTGAGTGATGAG GTCATTAATCTCTATCTTGAATTACTTAAAGAAAGGGAAAATAGAGAACCAAAGAAGTTTTTGAAATGTCATTTCTTCAACACCTTCTTTTATAAGAAG TTAGTGAGCTCCGAGGGTGGTTGTAATTATAAAGCTGTCAAAAGATGGACTTCACAAAGAAAGTTGGGGTACTGCTTGTTTGATTGTGATAAA ATATTTGTACCTATACACAAAGATATACATTGGTGTTTGGCTGTTATCAATAAGAAAGATCGAAAGTTCCAGTATCTTGATTCACTAAGAGGAAGAGACGGTAAAGTGCTGAACGCATTG GCAAATTACTTTGTTGAAGAAGTGAGGGACAAGAGTGGACAGGACATCGATATAAGTTCTTGGGAACAAGAACATGTTGAAGACCTTCCCGCACAAAAGAACGG GTTTGACTGCGGTATGTTTATGTTGAAATATATCGACTTTTACAGCAGAGGCTTAAGTCTTAGTTTCGGTCAG GAACACATGCGCTATTTTCGTTCAAGGACAGCCAAGGAAATTCTGAGGTTGAGAGCCGATTGA
- the LOC107944498 gene encoding eukaryotic translation initiation factor 2 subunit 3 isoform X2, with amino-acid sequence MSRKGLMEQDLSKLDVTKLHPLSPEVISRQATINIGTIGHVAHGKSTVVKAISGVQVIRFKNELERNITIKLGYANAKIYKCEDERCPRPMSFKAYGSGKEDSPLCDVPGFENCRMKLLRHVSFVDCPGHDILMATMLNGAAIMDGALLLIAANESCPQPQTSEHLAAVEIMRLQHIIILQNKVDLIQENVAINQHEAIQKFIQGTVADGAPVVPISAQLKYNIDVVCEYIVKKIPIPERNFISPPNMIVIRSFDVNKPGFEVDEIKGGVDGGSILRGVLKVNQFIEVRPGIVVKDENGNIKCTPIYSRIVSLYAEQNELQFAVPGGLIGVGTTMDPTLTRADRLVGQVLGEVGSLPDVFVELEVNFFLLRRLLGVRTKGSERQGKVSKLAKGEILMLNIGSMSTGARVIAIKNDLAKLQLTSPVCTSKGEKIALSRRVEKHWRLIGWGQIQAGTTLEVPPCPL; translated from the exons ATGTCGAGAAAAGGTTTGATGGAGCAAGACTTAAGTAAACTGGACGTAACTAAGTTGCATCCGTTATCTCCAGAAGTTATATCGCGCCAAGCTACTATAAATATAG GCACCATAGGGCATGTGGCGCATGGGAAGTCGACAGTTGTTAAAGCAATATCTGGCGTTCAGGTAATTAG GTTTAAGAATGAGTTGGAGCGTAATATTACTATCAAGCTTGGATATGCAAACGCAAAGATATACAAATGTGAAGATGAACGGTGCCCTCGTCCTATGAGCTTCAA GGCATACGGAAGTGGAAAGGAGGATAGTCCTCTTTGTGATGTGCCTGGCTTTGAAAACTGCAGGATGAAATTGTTGAGGCATGTATCTTTTGTAGATTGCCCG GGTCACGACATTCTCATGGCTACAATGCTTAATGGAGCAGCGATTATGGATGGTGCATTACTTCTCATAGCTGCCAACGAAAGCTGTCCGCAACCTCAAACTTCTGAGCATCTGGCAGCTGTTGAAATCATGCGACTCCAGCATATTATAATTCTTCAAAACAAGGTTGATCTTATTCAAGAGAATGTAGCCATCAATCAGCATGAAGCAATTCAGAAATTTATTCAG GGTACTGTAGCTGATGGCGCACCAGTGGTACCGATTTCTGCACAGCTAAAATATAACATTGATGTTGTGTGCGAGTACATTGTTAAGAAGATCCCCATTCCCGAGAGAAACTTCATCTCACCCCCTAACATGATTGTCATCCGATCATTTGATGTCAATAAACCAGGGTTTGAGGTGGATGAGATTAAAGGTGGCGTTGATGGTGGAAGTATACTCCGG GGTGTTTTGAAGGTGAACCAATTTATTGAAGTTCGTCCTGGGATTGTTGTTAAGGATGAAAATGGGAACATCAAATGCACACCTATCTATTCCAGAATAGTCTCACTATATGCAGAACAAAATGAGCTACAATTTGCTGTTCCCGGAGGCCTGATCGGTGTTGGAACAACTATGGACCCAACTTTAACACGAGCTGATCGGTTGGTGGGTCAAGTCCTAGGAGAGGTTGGGTCACTCCCAGACGTTTTTGTTGAGCTAGAG GTAAACTTCTTCCTTCTTCGAAGGCTTCTTGGTGTTAGGACAAAGGGATCAGAAAGGCAGGGAAAAGTGTCAAAGCTGGCCAAGGGAGAGATCCTAATGTTGAACATCGGGTCCATGTCGACCGGGGCTCGGGTCATAGCCATAAAGAACGATTTGGCAAAGCTGCAACTCACATCCCCTGTGTGCACCAGCAAGGGAGAGAAGATTGCACTAAGTCGACGCGTGGAGAAGCACTGGCGTCTAATAGGATGGGGTCAAATTCAAGCTGGAACAACCCTCGAGGTTCCACCCTGTCCGCTTTGA
- the LOC107944498 gene encoding eukaryotic translation initiation factor 2 subunit 3 isoform X1 encodes MSFKAYGSGKEDSPLCDVPGFENCRMKLLRHVSFVDCPGHDILMATMLNGAAIMDGALLLIAANESCPQPQTSEHLAAVEIMRLQHIIILQNKVDLIQENVAINQHEAIQKFIQGTVADGAPVVPISAQLKYNIDVVCEYIVKKIPIPERNFISPPNMIVIRSFDVNKPGFEVDEIKGGVDGGSILRGVLKVNQFIEVRPGIVVKDENGNIKCTPIYSRIVSLYAEQNELQFAVPGGLIGVGTTMDPTLTRADRLVGQVLGEVGSLPDVFVELEVNFFLLRRLLGVRTKGSERQGKVSKLAKGEILMLNIGSMSTGARVIAIKNDLAKLQLTSPVCTSKGEKIALSRRVEKHWRLIGWGQIQAGTTLEVPPCPL; translated from the exons ATGAGCTTCAA GGCATACGGAAGTGGAAAGGAGGATAGTCCTCTTTGTGATGTGCCTGGCTTTGAAAACTGCAGGATGAAATTGTTGAGGCATGTATCTTTTGTAGATTGCCCG GGTCACGACATTCTCATGGCTACAATGCTTAATGGAGCAGCGATTATGGATGGTGCATTACTTCTCATAGCTGCCAACGAAAGCTGTCCGCAACCTCAAACTTCTGAGCATCTGGCAGCTGTTGAAATCATGCGACTCCAGCATATTATAATTCTTCAAAACAAGGTTGATCTTATTCAAGAGAATGTAGCCATCAATCAGCATGAAGCAATTCAGAAATTTATTCAG GGTACTGTAGCTGATGGCGCACCAGTGGTACCGATTTCTGCACAGCTAAAATATAACATTGATGTTGTGTGCGAGTACATTGTTAAGAAGATCCCCATTCCCGAGAGAAACTTCATCTCACCCCCTAACATGATTGTCATCCGATCATTTGATGTCAATAAACCAGGGTTTGAGGTGGATGAGATTAAAGGTGGCGTTGATGGTGGAAGTATACTCCGG GGTGTTTTGAAGGTGAACCAATTTATTGAAGTTCGTCCTGGGATTGTTGTTAAGGATGAAAATGGGAACATCAAATGCACACCTATCTATTCCAGAATAGTCTCACTATATGCAGAACAAAATGAGCTACAATTTGCTGTTCCCGGAGGCCTGATCGGTGTTGGAACAACTATGGACCCAACTTTAACACGAGCTGATCGGTTGGTGGGTCAAGTCCTAGGAGAGGTTGGGTCACTCCCAGACGTTTTTGTTGAGCTAGAG GTAAACTTCTTCCTTCTTCGAAGGCTTCTTGGTGTTAGGACAAAGGGATCAGAAAGGCAGGGAAAAGTGTCAAAGCTGGCCAAGGGAGAGATCCTAATGTTGAACATCGGGTCCATGTCGACCGGGGCTCGGGTCATAGCCATAAAGAACGATTTGGCAAAGCTGCAACTCACATCCCCTGTGTGCACCAGCAAGGGAGAGAAGATTGCACTAAGTCGACGCGTGGAGAAGCACTGGCGTCTAATAGGATGGGGTCAAATTCAAGCTGGAACAACCCTCGAGGTTCCACCCTGTCCGCTTTGA